In Miscanthus floridulus cultivar M001 chromosome 5, ASM1932011v1, whole genome shotgun sequence, one genomic interval encodes:
- the LOC136449459 gene encoding zinc finger CCCH domain-containing protein 2-like — MMMMGEGVSVPPWSHHVPVSGVDVGGGDEMTPYLFAALRQYLPCNDAAGAEADDEDAAAAAAMAAGVDGYGCDEFRMYEFKVRRCARARSHDWTECPFAHPGEKARRRDPRKYHYSGTACPDFRKGGCNRGDNCDFAHGVFECWLHPARYRTQPCKDGIACRRRVCFFAHTPDQLRVLPTTQHQQSSPRGAACSPLAESYDGSPLRRQAFESYLTTKSIVSSSPTSTLMSPPKSPPSESPPLSPDGAAAFRRGSWPGVGSPVNDVLATLRQLRLSKANSSPSGGWGGYPACAVAYGSPTAGGLYSLPSTPRATPTTLATASGYMANLEPLDISFGGDEEPVERVESGRALRAKVFERLSREGGVSGDATAGIGGPDVGWVSDLIN; from the coding sequence ATGATGATGATGGGCGAAGGCGTGAGCGTGCCGCCGTGGTCCCACCACGTCCCCGTGAGCGGCGTCGacgtcggcggcggcgacgagatGACGCCGTACCTGTTCGCGGCGCTGCGCCAGTACCTGCCGTGCAACGACGCCGCCGGCGCCGAGGCGGACGACGAGGatgcggcggccgcggccgccatggccgcgggcGTGGACGGCTACGGCTGCGACGAGTTCCGCATGTACGAGTTCAAGGTCCGGCGGTGCGCCCGCGCCCGCAGCCACGACTGGACCGAGTGCCCCTTCGCGCACCCGGGGGAGAAGGCTCGGCGCCGCGACCCGCGCAAGTACCACTACTCCGGCACCGCCTGCCCGGACTTCCGCAAGGGCGGGTGCAACCGAGGCGACAACTGCGACTTCGCGCACGGCGTCTTCGAGTGCTGGCTTCACCCGGCGCGCTACCGCACCCAGCCCTGCAAGGACGGCATCGCCTGCCGCCGCCGGGTCTGCTTCTTCGCGCACACCCCGGACCAGCTGCGCGTGCTCCCGACCACGCAGCATCAGCAGTCCAGCCCTCGGGGCGCCGCGTGCTCGCCGCTCGCCGAGTCCTACGACGGCTCCCCGCTGCGGCGCCAGGCGTTCGAGAGCTACCTCACCACCAAGAGCATCGTGTCCTCGTCGCCGACCAGCACCCTCATGTCGCCGCCCAAGTCGCCGCCGTCGGAGTCCCCGCCATTGTCGCCGGACGGGGCCGCCGCGTTCCGACGCGGGTCCTGGCCCGGCGTCGGGTCCCCCGTCAACGACGTGCTCGCCACTCTCCGCCAGCTCCGCCTCAGCAAGGCGAACTCGTCCCCGTCGGGCGGGTGGGGCGGCTACCCGGCGTGCGCGGTCGCGTACGGATCGCCCACGGCGGGCGGGCTCTACAGCCTGCCCTCCACCCCGagggccacgccgacaacccTGGCCACCGCCTCCGGCTACATGGCCAACCTGGAGCCGCTTGATATCAGCTTCGGCGGCGACGAGGAGCCCGTGGAGAGGGTGGAGTCCGGGCGGGCCCTCCGCGCTAAGGTGTTCGAGCGGCTCAGCAGGGAGGGCGGTGTTTCCGGCGACGCCACTGCCGGAATCGGTGGCCCAGATGTCGGGTGGGTCTCCGACCTCATCAACTGA
- the LOC136449458 gene encoding eukaryotic translation initiation factor 3 subunit A-like isoform X2 → MPDADELIHVGQKQAALQALHDLITSKRYRSWQKPLEKIMMKYVELCVDLRKGRYAKDGLIQYRIVCQQVNVSSLEDVIKHFMQLSNERAEQAKSQAEALEDALDVEDLEADKRPEDLMLSFVSGEKGKDRSDKEVVTPWFKFLWETYRTVLEILRNNSKLEALYAMTAHRAFQFCKQYKRTTEFRRLCEIIRNHLANLNKYRDQRDRPDLTAPESLQLYLDTRVEQLKVATELSLWQEAFRSVEDIHGLMSMVKKMPKPSILVVYYAKLTEIFWISDSHLYHAYAWLKLFNLQKSYNKNLSQKDLQLIASSVLLAALSVAPYDQKYGASHLETENEKERSMRMANLVNFSLDSKRENREMPSRASLLSELASKGVLSCASQEVRDLYNLLEHEFLPLDLASKVQPLLSKISKIGGKLSSASSVPEVKLSQYISALEKLTTLRVLQQASCIFQSMKIDMLSRMIPFFDFSVVEKISVDAVKRNFVAIKVNHLSGAVHFGTVDIESDGLSDHLSVLADSLNKARIHICPPVKKPSKLGESLISLAGIVENEHKRLLARKSIIEKRKEELERQILEKEKEEEKKRMSSQKKTADEERVRLLNEQKQREQDRIRREIEEKNKAEAKKLLEDLKKAGKKHVVVEGELTKEAIMELARNEQLKERQEMEKKLQKFAKTMDYLERAKRQEEAPLIEQAFQKRLDEEKILHEQEQLREIELSKQHHVGDLQEKNRLSRMLEHKNAFQERIVQRREAEFGRLKKERDERISQLISSRKRERETVRKLMYYLNLEEQRIETLREEEEARKREEEERRKREEAERKAKLDAIAEKQRLREIELEEKAKASREKLLKGSEAVRAPDSTPVAQPPRESAAAPAAAAAAAAPAPNKYVPKFKLRGDSSSSSSGSQRPTDVRPRDEDRWGSREERSRPDGPARQDAPPPRQDGPPPSTDRWRPGSRYSSNSSSSSSTWGRPRN, encoded by the exons ATGCCGGATGCGGATG AATTAATCCATGTTGGGCAAAAGCAGGCAGCCCTGCAGGCTTTACATGATCTCATTACCTCGAAAAGGTACAGGTCATGGCAGAAGCCTCTCGAAAAGATCATGATGAAGTATGTAGAACTCTGTGTAGACCTGAGGAAAGGTAGATATGCAAAAGATGGTCTTATTCAGTATAGGATTGTCTGCCAGCAAGTGAACGTGTCATCTTTGGAGGATGTCATAAAGCACTTCATGCAGCTTTCCAATGAGAGAGCTGAACAAGCTAAGAGTCAGGCAGAAGCCCTGGAAGATGCTCTGGATGTTGAAGATCTGGAAGCAGACAAGCGTCCCGAGGACCTCATGCTCAGTTTTGTTAGTGGGGAGAAAGGAAAGGACCGATCAGATAAAGAAGTTGTAACTCCATGGTTTAAGTTCCTCTGGGAAACATACAGGACTGTTCTAGAGATACTAAGGAACAATTCAAAGCTTGAAGCGTTATACGCT ATGACTGCTCATAGGGCATTTCAATTCTGCAAACAGTATAAGAGAACAACTGAATTCCGTAGGTTGTGTGAGATTATAAGAAATCATCTTGCTAATCTCAACAAATATCGTGATCAAAGAGATCGTCCTGATCTGACTGCACCTGAAAGTTTACAACTGTATCTTGATACACGTGTTGAGCAGCTTAAAGTTGCTACAGAGCTTTCCCTTTGGCAG GAAGCCTTCCGATCGGTGGAAGATATCCATGGTttgatgagcatggtgaagaAAATGCCAAAACCTTCTATCTTGGTGGTGTATTATGCAAAGTTGACTGAAATCTTCTGGATATCTGACAGCCACCTTTATCATGCGTATGCGTGGCTCAAGCTTTTCAACTTGCAAAAGAGCTACAATAAAAACTTGTCTCAGAAGGACCTACAATTAATAGCATCTTCCGTCTTACTTGCTGCACTATCTGTGGCACCTTATGACCAAAAATATGGTGCATCTCATCTTGAGACAGAGAATGAGAAGGAGCGTAGCATGCGGATGGCCAACCTTGTTAACTTCTCGCTTGATTCCAAGCGTGAAAATAGGGAAATG CCTTCAAGAGCATCTCTTCTATCTGAGTTG GCCTCCAAAGGAGTCCTTTCATGTGCTTCCCAAGAAGTGCGAGATTTGTACAACCTTTTGGAACATGAATTTCTGCCTCTGGACCTTGCATCAAAAGTGCAGCCACTTCTTTCGAAGATTTCAAAGATTGGAGGGAAGCTTTCATCAGCTTCTTCTGTTCCAGAGGTTAAGCTATCTCAGTACATTTCAGCATTGGAGAAGCTGACAACATTGAGAGTGCTACAACAG GCCTCTTGTATTTTCCAGTCCATGAAGATTGATATGCTCTCAAGAATGATTCctttctttgacttttctgttgtggaGAAGATTTCTGTTGATGCTGTGAAACGCAATTTTGTTGCTATAAAAGTTAATCATTTATCAGGAGCTGTTCATTTTGGTACTGTG GACATAGAATCTGATGGCTTAAGTGATCACCTTAGTGTTCTTGCTGATTCATTAAATAAAGCGAGGATTCATATTTGTCCACCAGTGAAAAAGCCGTCTAAACTCGGTGAAAGTCTCATTAGTTTGGCTGGAATAGTGGAGAATGAACATAAGAGGCTTCTTGCAAGAAAGTCCATCATTGAAAAACGCAAAGAAGAGCTTGAGCGTCAAATATTGGAGAAG gaaaaagaagaagaaaaaaagagaatgAGCAGTCAAAAGAAAACCGCGGATGAGGAAAGGGTGAGGCTTCTCAATGAACAGAAGCAGAGGGAGCAGGACCGGATTCGTAGAGAGATAGAGGAAAAaaataaagcagaagcaaaaAAGTTGCTAGAAGACTTGAAGAAGGCAGGGAAAAAACATGTCGTTGTTGAAGGG GAGCTTACTAAGGAGGCCATCATGGAATTGGCACGGAATGAACAGTTGAAGGAGCGCCAGGAAATGGAGAAAAAACTGCAGAAGTTTGCAAAAACAATGGATTATCTGGAAAGGGCAAAAAGGCAGGAAGAGGCACCACTGATTGAGCAAGCTTTCCAAAAACGTCTCGATGAAGAGAAGATCCTTCACGAGCAAGAGCAGCTT CGGGAGATTGAACTCAGCAAGCAACACCATGTTGGCGACTTGCAAGAGAAAAATAGACTTTCTCGAATGTTGGAACACAAG AACGCTTTCCAGGAGAGAATTGTCCAACGTCGTGAAGCTGAGTTTGGTCGTCTaaagaaagagagagatgaaCGGATCAGTcagttgatatcatcaagaaagcgtGAAAGGGAGACGGTAAGGAAGTTGATGTATTATCTGAACCTGGAGGAACAGCGGATTGAAACGCTTCGTGAGGAAGAGGAAGCTAGAAAACGTGAAG aggaagagaggaggaagagagaggaggcTGAAAGGAAAGCTAAGCTTGATGCTATTGCTGAAAAGCAGCGACTGAGAGAGATAGAGTTGGAGGAGAAGGCAAAAGCGAGCAGGGAGAAGCTCTTGAAGGGATCTGAGGCTGTGCGCGCTCCTGATTCTACACCTGTTGCACAGCCACCTCGAGAATCAGCAGCAGcgcctgctgctgcggcggctgcggctgctcCCGCTCCTAATAAATATGTTCCCAAGTTTAAACTCCGTGGTgatagcagcagcagctcttCTGGCAGCCAGAGACCAACAGATGTGCGTCCACGCGATGAAGATCGTTGGGGTTCACGTGAAGAGCGCTCACGCCCAGATGGTCCTGCACGACAGGATGCACCCCCACCCCGCCAAGATGGCCCGCCTCCGTCTACTGATCGCTGGCGCCCTGGATCAAGATATTCCTCAAACTCTTCGTCCTCTTCATCAACCTGGGGGCGGCCACGGAACTGA
- the LOC136449458 gene encoding eukaryotic translation initiation factor 3 subunit A-like isoform X1 — protein sequence MCMLIASSSFISELIHVGQKQAALQALHDLITSKRYRSWQKPLEKIMMKYVELCVDLRKGRYAKDGLIQYRIVCQQVNVSSLEDVIKHFMQLSNERAEQAKSQAEALEDALDVEDLEADKRPEDLMLSFVSGEKGKDRSDKEVVTPWFKFLWETYRTVLEILRNNSKLEALYAMTAHRAFQFCKQYKRTTEFRRLCEIIRNHLANLNKYRDQRDRPDLTAPESLQLYLDTRVEQLKVATELSLWQEAFRSVEDIHGLMSMVKKMPKPSILVVYYAKLTEIFWISDSHLYHAYAWLKLFNLQKSYNKNLSQKDLQLIASSVLLAALSVAPYDQKYGASHLETENEKERSMRMANLVNFSLDSKRENREMPSRASLLSELASKGVLSCASQEVRDLYNLLEHEFLPLDLASKVQPLLSKISKIGGKLSSASSVPEVKLSQYISALEKLTTLRVLQQASCIFQSMKIDMLSRMIPFFDFSVVEKISVDAVKRNFVAIKVNHLSGAVHFGTVDIESDGLSDHLSVLADSLNKARIHICPPVKKPSKLGESLISLAGIVENEHKRLLARKSIIEKRKEELERQILEKEKEEEKKRMSSQKKTADEERVRLLNEQKQREQDRIRREIEEKNKAEAKKLLEDLKKAGKKHVVVEGELTKEAIMELARNEQLKERQEMEKKLQKFAKTMDYLERAKRQEEAPLIEQAFQKRLDEEKILHEQEQLREIELSKQHHVGDLQEKNRLSRMLEHKNAFQERIVQRREAEFGRLKKERDERISQLISSRKRERETVRKLMYYLNLEEQRIETLREEEEARKREEEERRKREEAERKAKLDAIAEKQRLREIELEEKAKASREKLLKGSEAVRAPDSTPVAQPPRESAAAPAAAAAAAAPAPNKYVPKFKLRGDSSSSSSGSQRPTDVRPRDEDRWGSREERSRPDGPARQDAPPPRQDGPPPSTDRWRPGSRYSSNSSSSSSTWGRPRN from the exons ATGTGTATGCTGATCGCTTCCTCTTCTTTTATTTCAGAATTAATCCATGTTGGGCAAAAGCAGGCAGCCCTGCAGGCTTTACATGATCTCATTACCTCGAAAAGGTACAGGTCATGGCAGAAGCCTCTCGAAAAGATCATGATGAAGTATGTAGAACTCTGTGTAGACCTGAGGAAAGGTAGATATGCAAAAGATGGTCTTATTCAGTATAGGATTGTCTGCCAGCAAGTGAACGTGTCATCTTTGGAGGATGTCATAAAGCACTTCATGCAGCTTTCCAATGAGAGAGCTGAACAAGCTAAGAGTCAGGCAGAAGCCCTGGAAGATGCTCTGGATGTTGAAGATCTGGAAGCAGACAAGCGTCCCGAGGACCTCATGCTCAGTTTTGTTAGTGGGGAGAAAGGAAAGGACCGATCAGATAAAGAAGTTGTAACTCCATGGTTTAAGTTCCTCTGGGAAACATACAGGACTGTTCTAGAGATACTAAGGAACAATTCAAAGCTTGAAGCGTTATACGCT ATGACTGCTCATAGGGCATTTCAATTCTGCAAACAGTATAAGAGAACAACTGAATTCCGTAGGTTGTGTGAGATTATAAGAAATCATCTTGCTAATCTCAACAAATATCGTGATCAAAGAGATCGTCCTGATCTGACTGCACCTGAAAGTTTACAACTGTATCTTGATACACGTGTTGAGCAGCTTAAAGTTGCTACAGAGCTTTCCCTTTGGCAG GAAGCCTTCCGATCGGTGGAAGATATCCATGGTttgatgagcatggtgaagaAAATGCCAAAACCTTCTATCTTGGTGGTGTATTATGCAAAGTTGACTGAAATCTTCTGGATATCTGACAGCCACCTTTATCATGCGTATGCGTGGCTCAAGCTTTTCAACTTGCAAAAGAGCTACAATAAAAACTTGTCTCAGAAGGACCTACAATTAATAGCATCTTCCGTCTTACTTGCTGCACTATCTGTGGCACCTTATGACCAAAAATATGGTGCATCTCATCTTGAGACAGAGAATGAGAAGGAGCGTAGCATGCGGATGGCCAACCTTGTTAACTTCTCGCTTGATTCCAAGCGTGAAAATAGGGAAATG CCTTCAAGAGCATCTCTTCTATCTGAGTTG GCCTCCAAAGGAGTCCTTTCATGTGCTTCCCAAGAAGTGCGAGATTTGTACAACCTTTTGGAACATGAATTTCTGCCTCTGGACCTTGCATCAAAAGTGCAGCCACTTCTTTCGAAGATTTCAAAGATTGGAGGGAAGCTTTCATCAGCTTCTTCTGTTCCAGAGGTTAAGCTATCTCAGTACATTTCAGCATTGGAGAAGCTGACAACATTGAGAGTGCTACAACAG GCCTCTTGTATTTTCCAGTCCATGAAGATTGATATGCTCTCAAGAATGATTCctttctttgacttttctgttgtggaGAAGATTTCTGTTGATGCTGTGAAACGCAATTTTGTTGCTATAAAAGTTAATCATTTATCAGGAGCTGTTCATTTTGGTACTGTG GACATAGAATCTGATGGCTTAAGTGATCACCTTAGTGTTCTTGCTGATTCATTAAATAAAGCGAGGATTCATATTTGTCCACCAGTGAAAAAGCCGTCTAAACTCGGTGAAAGTCTCATTAGTTTGGCTGGAATAGTGGAGAATGAACATAAGAGGCTTCTTGCAAGAAAGTCCATCATTGAAAAACGCAAAGAAGAGCTTGAGCGTCAAATATTGGAGAAG gaaaaagaagaagaaaaaaagagaatgAGCAGTCAAAAGAAAACCGCGGATGAGGAAAGGGTGAGGCTTCTCAATGAACAGAAGCAGAGGGAGCAGGACCGGATTCGTAGAGAGATAGAGGAAAAaaataaagcagaagcaaaaAAGTTGCTAGAAGACTTGAAGAAGGCAGGGAAAAAACATGTCGTTGTTGAAGGG GAGCTTACTAAGGAGGCCATCATGGAATTGGCACGGAATGAACAGTTGAAGGAGCGCCAGGAAATGGAGAAAAAACTGCAGAAGTTTGCAAAAACAATGGATTATCTGGAAAGGGCAAAAAGGCAGGAAGAGGCACCACTGATTGAGCAAGCTTTCCAAAAACGTCTCGATGAAGAGAAGATCCTTCACGAGCAAGAGCAGCTT CGGGAGATTGAACTCAGCAAGCAACACCATGTTGGCGACTTGCAAGAGAAAAATAGACTTTCTCGAATGTTGGAACACAAG AACGCTTTCCAGGAGAGAATTGTCCAACGTCGTGAAGCTGAGTTTGGTCGTCTaaagaaagagagagatgaaCGGATCAGTcagttgatatcatcaagaaagcgtGAAAGGGAGACGGTAAGGAAGTTGATGTATTATCTGAACCTGGAGGAACAGCGGATTGAAACGCTTCGTGAGGAAGAGGAAGCTAGAAAACGTGAAG aggaagagaggaggaagagagaggaggcTGAAAGGAAAGCTAAGCTTGATGCTATTGCTGAAAAGCAGCGACTGAGAGAGATAGAGTTGGAGGAGAAGGCAAAAGCGAGCAGGGAGAAGCTCTTGAAGGGATCTGAGGCTGTGCGCGCTCCTGATTCTACACCTGTTGCACAGCCACCTCGAGAATCAGCAGCAGcgcctgctgctgcggcggctgcggctgctcCCGCTCCTAATAAATATGTTCCCAAGTTTAAACTCCGTGGTgatagcagcagcagctcttCTGGCAGCCAGAGACCAACAGATGTGCGTCCACGCGATGAAGATCGTTGGGGTTCACGTGAAGAGCGCTCACGCCCAGATGGTCCTGCACGACAGGATGCACCCCCACCCCGCCAAGATGGCCCGCCTCCGTCTACTGATCGCTGGCGCCCTGGATCAAGATATTCCTCAAACTCTTCGTCCTCTTCATCAACCTGGGGGCGGCCACGGAACTGA